Proteins co-encoded in one Apus apus isolate bApuApu2 chromosome 22, bApuApu2.pri.cur, whole genome shotgun sequence genomic window:
- the LOC127393342 gene encoding uncharacterized protein LOC127393342 — protein MLQTVCVSPELLVNQNISENEICGFSGQGSPLPGETASPKSYFQQSPSLPDSGLTEFNVASPKIYPLSSRQPPEMSAPTDSGLSSAPPQKRYMGVRVKMPVRELLRKIRLSRGLDPADSKEASLMKMVTRGSSGKTEKRRVHPYTEKQLRQSKQSVGQTLKGLEDLDILVEVLQEDLNKSQLKKESVHPVPGGFGQGFSTDLQASRWETGGGKQGAGGLQERRHSCPRLHSCCCLKDFNSALRGEAETSLYEEQKNIQESNLPGTFSRTSESSWWTQDACTSRQKDFPRRSPHLSPSGGCSEVLLEAHTGSTDTEGHLKSTPISFTHQDLSAISFFQFQLRREESFLRNIPADKLLAPDEHGNRLLHKAVAQGRRALTYALAQRFATLNKINEKDAEKRTALHLAAEKNQHLMVSDLISLGANVNEQDSLGKTPLHLCAENGYLRVLEVLKNCKNNGVCVEVNLTDHYGLTPLHCAALAHTVLVMESQKTHVDTEMGRLLRLRKDQILEGINCLLQMGGKPELQVLNSCQNNTTYLKIEENTELMCLLQPHKPKGQNILQESYSLLDAPRTPPRPSSSDNFSELFSMPS, from the exons ATGTTGCAAACAGTCTGTGTGAGTCCTGAACTGCTGGTCAATCAAAAcatcagtgaaaatgaaatctgtGGCTTTAGTGGCCAGGGATCTCCACTGCCTGGAGAAACTGCCAGTCCCAAAAGCTATTTTCAACAGAGCCCATCGTTACCAGACTCTGGATTAACTGAATTTAATGTTGCAAGTCCCAAGATCTACCCTCTGTCTTCACGTCAGCCACCAGAGATGTCTGCTCCCACTG ACTCTGGCCTGAGCTCTGCTCCCCCTCAGAAACGCTACATGGGTGTGAGAGTAAAGATGCCAGTCCGGGAATTACTGAGGAAAATCCGGCTTTCCAGAGGCCTGGACCCAGCTGACAGCAAG GAAGCTTCATTAATGAAAATGGTAACCAGAGGATCCTCAGGAAAAACAG aaaagagaagagttCACCCTTATACAGAGAAACAGCTTAGACAG agcaaGCAGAGCGTCGGGCAAACGCTGAAAGGCTTAGAGGACCTTGATATCCTGGtggaggtgctgcaggaagaCCTGAACAAAAGCCAGCTGAAGAAGGAGTCTGTGCACCCCGTGCCCGGTGGCTTTGGGCAGGGCTTCTCCACAGATCTCCAAGCCTCTCGCTGGGAAACTGGAGGGGGCAAGCAGGGGGCTGGTGGGCTGCAGGAAAGACGCCACAGCTGCCCCAGGTtgcattcctgctgctgcttgaaaGATTTTAACTCAGCATTGAGGGGAGAGGCAGAGACTTCTTTGTATGAGGAGCAGAAAAACATCCAAGAGTCCAACTTGCCAGGAACATTCTCGAGGACAAGTGAGAGTAGCTGGTGGACACAGGACGCATGCACAAGTAGGCAGAAAGATTTCCCGAGGCGTTCTCCACACTTGAGCCCATCAGGAGGCTGTTCAGAGGTACTTCTGGAAGCTCACACAGGCTCTACAGACACCGAGGGACATTTGAAGTCCACCCCAATTTCTTTCACACACCAGGATCTCTCTGCCATCTCTTTCTTCCAGTTCCAGCTACGCAGGGAAGAAAGTTTCCTGAGGAACATCCCAGCGGACAAACTGCTTGCACCCGATGAACACGGCAACAG GCTGCTGCACAAGGCTGTTGCTCAGGGCAGAAGAGCTCTGACTTATGCACTTGCACAGAGATTTGCAACCCTCAATAAGATCAACGAGAAGGATGCAGAGAAAAGG ACTGCATTACATCTTGCTGCAGAAAAGAACCAACATCTGATGGTGAGTGACCTGATATCCCTGGGAGCCAATGTCAATGAACAGGACAGTTTGGGGAAAACTCCACTCCACCTGTGTGCAGAGAATGGATACTTGAGAGTCCTAGAG GTTTTGAAAAATTGCAAAAACAACGGGGTGTGTGTGGAAGTGAATCTGACTGATCATTATG GTTTAACACCTCTGCACTGTGCTGCCCTGGCCCACACTGTCCTGGTCATGGAATCTCAAAAAACTCACGTGGACACTGAGATGGGAAGGCTCCTCAGACTACGTAAAGATCAGATTCTGGAGGGAATTAACTGCCTCTTACAAATGGGAGGAaagccagagctgcag GTCCTAAATTCATGTCAAAATAACACTACCTATTTAAAAATTGAGGAGAACACAGAACTCATGTGTTTGCTTCAGCCTCATAAACCTAAGGGACAGAACATTCTTCAAGAG AGTTACAGTTTGCTGGATGCTCCAAGGACACCACCCAGACCCTCATCATCAGATAacttttctgaacttttttccATGCCATCTTGA